In one window of Ptiloglossa arizonensis isolate GNS036 chromosome 5, iyPtiAriz1_principal, whole genome shotgun sequence DNA:
- the Lds gene encoding transcription termination factor lodestar — protein MDKSFSRWRNSPLTDRKSFVISDSDEDVDENNGKEQTIVIDSSGSSTNVSRNLTPEMWTKSKESLLTEKEIEHKVKKYIPHSDNEEDSDSKDHNFLLSNSNDEDDMDYTTSNDDSEENNGEDNKKTKRKNKFLDATMKSINDMETSVCSITLEDKSNDNSVIEENINIKSTNTNSSERKTKDQQLLSNSNIDEQSNSESEIAMSLAKKEIGVGNIDPMVAQKRALLVCKMEHLQNQLHKTKMLLESGNIDLLPDKGEKLRDSIVIQEKEIEDIAIELENTPLTQPIKIQSHSFVEEASTIKEKINTWKELSFKMFNSDNDIDSTQTELKPSPKTKDLGIKAQATLDKELALTADRLQDLHGSLLARPSEDEKATDPRGLKIQLMPHQQHALAWLMWREQQRPPGGVLADDMGLGKTLTMISLIIAAKERNDLEESSDEEWTDSKTALRHKGRTLVVCPASLLSQWENEILKRCKRGLLSIEVYHGTNRECVPKRLARNDVVITTYNILSREFKSKSMTYKIHWDRVILDEAHVIRNHKSQASEAVCGLIASKRWALSGTPIQNKEMDLFSILKFLRCSPFDDLRVWKRWVDNKNATGRQRLATLMKTLMLHRTKQELQDKGVLDCLPDKMVEEVSVVLDSQEQLVYEKVLIYSRTLFAQFLAQRAEKDHMMDLAGGVYDKPAFLSNPNKNTQFTKAQNKLLSLHADVKAHEILVLLLRLRQICVHPTLIHSMLDQEDMMESGITETENMDPNILLQINNITLQDSNDNKDVDEQEMGVDHRVATNLLTSKNPVFKSNRISSKMKAVLGTVEEILQKNDKLIIVSQWAATLKIVASFLPSIKGATFSMFTGNVPIKDRQGIMDSFNAPDKSPRILLLSLTAGGVGLNLVGGNHLLLIDIHWNPQLEVQAQDRIYRFGQKKDVFIYKYICKDTIEERIKHLQEKKMELAQNILSGDKNSVTTKLSLNDLKSLFAL, from the exons ATGGATAAAAGTTTCAGTCGGTGGCGTAATTCGCCTCTTACGGACAGAAAATCCTTTGTCATTTCTGACAGTGACGAGGATGTTGATGAAAATAACGGGAAAGAGCAAACCATTGTGATCGATAGCAGTGGGAGTAGCACTAATGTCTCTAGAAATTTGACGCCTGAAAT GTGGACTAAGTCCAAGGAATCGTTACTAACAGAAAAGGAGATTGAACAtaaagttaaaaaatatattcctcATTCTGACAATGAAGAGGACAGTGACAGTAAAGaccataattttttattatccaATTCTAACGATGAGGATGACATGGATTACACTACCTCAAATG ATGATAGTGAGGAGAATAATGGAGAAGACAATAAaaagacaaaaagaaaaaacaaatttttggatGCCACTATGAAAAGTATAAATGATATGGAAACTAGTGTTTGTAGTATCACATTGGAAGATAAGTCAAATGATAATAGCGTAATAGAAGAAAATATCAACATTAAGTCCACAAATACAAATTCATCCGAAAGAAAAACCAAAGATCAACAGCTTTTGTCCA ATTCTAATATAGATGAACAAAGTAATTCAGAATCTGAAATTGCAATGTCTCTggcaaaaaaagaaattggagtTGGTAATATAGATCCAATGGTTGCCCAAAAAAGAGCTCTTCTTGTTTGTAAAATGGAACATTTACAGAATCAGCTACACAAGACAAAG ATGTTGCTCGAGTCTGGTAACATTGATTTACTACCAGATaaaggcgaaaaattgcgcGACAGTATTGTAATAcaggaaaaagaaatagaagacATTGCGATTGAATTGGAAAATACACCTTTAACGCAACCTATTAAAATTCAGTCGCATTCTTTTGTAGAAGAAGCATCTACTatcaaagaaaaaattaacacTTGGAAGGAATTGagttttaaaatgtttaattctGATAACGATATAGATAGTACACAGACAGAGTTGAAGCCATCACCGAAAACTAAAGATCTTGGGATTAAGGCTCAAGCAACGTTAGATAAGGAATTAGCTTTAACAGCCGATAGACTGCAAGATTTGCACGGTTCTCTCCTAGCTAGACCATCcgaggatgagaaggcaactgATCCACGGGGTTTAAAAATACAGTTAATGCCGCACCAACAACACGCATTGGCATGGTTAATGTGGAGAGAACAACAAAGACCTCCTGGTGGCGTTCTTGCCGATGATATGGGTCTAGGTAAAACTTTAACAATGATATCGTTAATCATAGCTGCAAAAGAACGTAATGATCTGGAGGAAAGCAGTGACGAAGAGTGGACAGATTCCAAAACAGCGTTACGACATAAAGGTAGAACGCTCGTGGTTTGTCCAGCGTCTCTATTATCGCAATGGGAAAATGAAATACTCAAGAGGTGTAAGCGAGGTCTACTTTCCATTGAAGTTTATCATGGGACCAACCGAGAATGTGTGCCGAAAAGATTAGCAAGAAACGACGTGGTCATTACAACGTACAATATATTAAGCCGTGAATTTAAGAGCAAGTCTATGACGTATAAGATTCATTGGGACCGTGTAATACTCGACGAAGCGCACGTAATTCGAAATCACAAAAGTCAGGCATCCGAAGCTGTATGCGGTCTCATAGCAAGTAAACGTTGGGCTCTTTCTGGTACACCTATTCAGAACAAGGAAATGGACTTATTCTCGATATTAAAGTTTCTCAGATGTAGCCCTTTCGATGATTTACGAGTATGGAAGCGTTGGGTAGATAATAAAAATGCCACTGGTCGTCAAAGATTGGCAAcattaatgaaaacattaatGTTGCATAGAACAAAACAAGAGCTTCAAGATAAAGGTGTGTTAGATTGTTTACCCGataaaatggtagaggaggtaTCCGTAGTGCTCGATTCACAGGAGCAGTTGGTATACGAAAAAGTTTTAATTTATTCTCGCACGTTGTTCGCGCAATTTCTGGCGCAAAGAGCAGAAAAAGATCATATGATGGATTTAGCTGGCGGAGTATATGACAAACCGGCTTTTCTTTCGAATCCAA ATAAGAATACACAATTCACAAAAGCACagaataaattattatcgttacaTGCCGACGTTAAAGCGCACGAAATCTTGGTCCTTTTACTTAGATTACGTCAAATTTGCGTTCATCCGACGCTTATTCACTCGATGCTGGATCAAGAGGATATGATGGAGAGTGGAATAACGGAGACAGAGAATATGGATCCAAAcatattattacaaataaataatataacgtTGCAGGATTCCAACGACAACAAAGATGTAGACGAGCAGGAGATGGGTGTTGATCATAGAGTTGCTACTAATTTACTTACGTCCAAAAATCCTGTCTTCAAATCTAATCGTATAAGTTCCAAG ATGAAAGCAGTGCTTGGTACGGtagaagaaattttgcaaaaaaacGACAAATTAATCATTGTTTCTCAATGGGCGGCTACGCTGAAAATTGTGGCGTCGTTTCTACCTTCGATAAAAGGTGCTACGTTTAGTATGTTCACGGGCAATGTACCCATCAAGGACCGACAG GGTATAATGGACTCGTTTAACGCTCCAGATAAAAGTCCGAGAATATTATTACTTTCGCTCACTGCTGGCGGTGTAGGATTAAATTTGGTAGGTGGAAATCATCTGCTCCTAATAGATATTCATTGGAATCCGCAACTGGAAGTACAGGCCCAAGATAGGATTTATCGTTTCGGACAAAAAAAAGATGTTTTTATATACAA ATACATTTGTAAGGATACGATAGAAGAGCGCATCAAACATTTGcaagagaaaaaaatggaattgGCCCAAAACATTTTAAGCGGCGATAAAAACTCTGTCACCACGAAACTCTCGCTCAACGATTTGAAATCTCTATTTGCTCTTTAA
- the LOC143146636 gene encoding high affinity cationic amino acid transporter 1 isoform X1 has translation MHHEYDRYLSRLACNRYYKRCNMKAWKLRSLHKTLTRKKDMATSEDTKLTRCLSTLDLTALGVGSTLGVGVYVLAGSVSRNSAGPAVVISFAIAAIASMFAGLCYAEFGARVPRAGSAYVYSYVTMGEFTAFLIGWTLILEYVLGSASVVRGLSTYVDPLFNYSMRNAFESVAHIDNAHISSYPDFFAFGVTLIFSAALAFGAKESSRANNIFTFVNLLVVLFVIITGSLKADIRNWKTTPTCTDKDCKHGTGGFVPYGIAGIITGAATCFYGFIGFDCVATTGEEAKNPQRSIPIAIVASLTIVFLAYFGVSTVLTIALPYYEQDTNAPFPYLFETFGWNWAKWVVTIGAICGLCASLLGAMFPLPRILYAMASDGLIFEWMGKINSRFHTPMMGTFSAGILTGVLAAMFELDQLVNMMSIGTLLAYSIVAACVLVLRYEESEAYEKKGDHDPRTLTFIAKQLINANELKHSTKLTSQIVTYLVTCYLILCVCIGAIVSLCVEDISNGRTVVIVPLVVLVFVLLITLAFIYLQPTSGKKLTFSVPLVPFLPAISILINIYLMMMLDKMTWLRFIIWMAIGLGIYFCYGIWYSKIRIKKCTKPATNGVIEEPWSNDDFPRLT, from the exons CGGTGCAACATGAAGGCTTGGAAACTTCGAAGTCTGCACAAGACTCTCACCAGAAAGAAAGATATGGCAACGAGCGAAGACACGAAACTCACGAGGTGTCTATCCACGTTGGATCTCACGGCCCTGGGGGTCGGTTCCACACTCGGTGTGGGTGTTTACGTTCTCGCTGGATCTGTTTCGAGAAACAGCGCGGGACCTGCTGTGGTGATATCGTTCGCCATCGCTGCGATCGCGTCTATGTTCGCAG GTCTCTGTTACGCGGAATTCGGCGCTAGAGTCCCACGTGCTGGATCGGCCTATGTTTACAGCTACGTCACCATGGGGGAGTTCACGGCCTTTCTGATTGGTTGGACACTAATTCTGGAGTACGTTCTTGGTTCAGCGAGCGTGGTGCGCGGTTTGAGCACTTACGTGGATCCCCTGTTCAACTACAGTATGAGAAACGCGTTTGAGTCGGTCGCTCATATCGACAACGCTCATATCTCTTCTTATCCAGACTTCTTTGCCTTCGGGGTAACGTTAATCTTCTCCG CTGCGCTGGCATTCGGAGCAAAGGAATCCTCGCGGGCGAATAATATCTTCACCTTTGTGAATCTCTTAGTGGTTCTTTTCGTGATAATCACTGGATCGTTAAAAG CTGATATACGCAATTGGAAAACGACGCCCACGTGCACGGACAAGGATTGCAAGCACGGTACCGGTGGATTCGTGCCTTACGGCATAGCAGGTATCATAACCGGCGCGGCTACGTGCTTTTACGGATTCATCGGTTTCGATTGCGTCGCGACCACCGGCGAGGAAGCAAAGAACCCACAGAGATCCATTCCCATAGCGATCGTCGCTTCGTTGACGATCGTCTTCTTGGCGTACTTCGGTGTCTCCACGGTCCTGACCATAGCTCTTCCTTACTACGAGCAGGACACGAACGCACCGTTCCCGTACTTGTTCGAGACGTTCGGTTGGAACTGGGCGAAATGGGTCGTCACAATAGGTGCCATATGCGGCCTGTGTGCGAG CTTACTGGGCGCTATGTTCCCGTTGCCTCGAATACTTTACGCAATGGCCTCCGATGGACTGATATTCGAGTGGATGGGAAAAATTAACTCGCGTTTCCATACACCTATGATGGGCACCTTCTCAGCAGGAATTCTTACAG GTGTATTGGCCGCGATGTTCGAATTGGATCAACTCGTGAACATGATGAGCATTGGAACGTTGCTCGCTTACTCGATTGTTGCAGCCTGCGTACTGGTTCTCCG GTACGAGGAGAGCGAAGCTTACGAGAAAAAAGGTGACCACGATCCAAGAACCTTAACGTTCATTGCGAAACAGTTAATTAACGCCAATGAATTAAAGCACTCTACGAAATTAACGTCGCAAATCGTGACATACCTTGTAACGTGCTACC tcATCCTATGCGTTTGCATTGGTGCTATAGTCTCGTTGTGCGTCGAAGACATTTCAAACGGCAGGACCGTAGTTATCGTTCCACTCGTAGTTTTAGTATTTGTTTTATTAATCACCCTCGCATTTATTTATCTTCAACCAACCTCTGGAAAGAAACTCACGTTTTCG GTTCCATTGGTGCCGTTTTTACCGGCAATCAGCATTCTCATAAACATTTATCTCATGATGATGTTGGACAAGATGACGTGGTTGCGATTTATAATATGGATGGCGATTG GACTCGGTATATACTTCTGTTATGGCATTTGGTAcagtaaaataagaataaagaAATGCACGAAACCAGCTACAAATGGAGTTATTGAAGAACCATGGAGCAACGACGACTTTCCCAGATTAACATGA
- the LOC143146636 gene encoding high affinity cationic amino acid transporter 1 isoform X2 codes for MDYSLSTLYMRCNMKAWKLRSLHKTLTRKKDMATSEDTKLTRCLSTLDLTALGVGSTLGVGVYVLAGSVSRNSAGPAVVISFAIAAIASMFAGLCYAEFGARVPRAGSAYVYSYVTMGEFTAFLIGWTLILEYVLGSASVVRGLSTYVDPLFNYSMRNAFESVAHIDNAHISSYPDFFAFGVTLIFSAALAFGAKESSRANNIFTFVNLLVVLFVIITGSLKADIRNWKTTPTCTDKDCKHGTGGFVPYGIAGIITGAATCFYGFIGFDCVATTGEEAKNPQRSIPIAIVASLTIVFLAYFGVSTVLTIALPYYEQDTNAPFPYLFETFGWNWAKWVVTIGAICGLCASLLGAMFPLPRILYAMASDGLIFEWMGKINSRFHTPMMGTFSAGILTGVLAAMFELDQLVNMMSIGTLLAYSIVAACVLVLRYEESEAYEKKGDHDPRTLTFIAKQLINANELKHSTKLTSQIVTYLVTCYLILCVCIGAIVSLCVEDISNGRTVVIVPLVVLVFVLLITLAFIYLQPTSGKKLTFSVPLVPFLPAISILINIYLMMMLDKMTWLRFIIWMAIGLGIYFCYGIWYSKIRIKKCTKPATNGVIEEPWSNDDFPRLT; via the exons ATGGATTATTCGTTATCGACACTTTACATG CGGTGCAACATGAAGGCTTGGAAACTTCGAAGTCTGCACAAGACTCTCACCAGAAAGAAAGATATGGCAACGAGCGAAGACACGAAACTCACGAGGTGTCTATCCACGTTGGATCTCACGGCCCTGGGGGTCGGTTCCACACTCGGTGTGGGTGTTTACGTTCTCGCTGGATCTGTTTCGAGAAACAGCGCGGGACCTGCTGTGGTGATATCGTTCGCCATCGCTGCGATCGCGTCTATGTTCGCAG GTCTCTGTTACGCGGAATTCGGCGCTAGAGTCCCACGTGCTGGATCGGCCTATGTTTACAGCTACGTCACCATGGGGGAGTTCACGGCCTTTCTGATTGGTTGGACACTAATTCTGGAGTACGTTCTTGGTTCAGCGAGCGTGGTGCGCGGTTTGAGCACTTACGTGGATCCCCTGTTCAACTACAGTATGAGAAACGCGTTTGAGTCGGTCGCTCATATCGACAACGCTCATATCTCTTCTTATCCAGACTTCTTTGCCTTCGGGGTAACGTTAATCTTCTCCG CTGCGCTGGCATTCGGAGCAAAGGAATCCTCGCGGGCGAATAATATCTTCACCTTTGTGAATCTCTTAGTGGTTCTTTTCGTGATAATCACTGGATCGTTAAAAG CTGATATACGCAATTGGAAAACGACGCCCACGTGCACGGACAAGGATTGCAAGCACGGTACCGGTGGATTCGTGCCTTACGGCATAGCAGGTATCATAACCGGCGCGGCTACGTGCTTTTACGGATTCATCGGTTTCGATTGCGTCGCGACCACCGGCGAGGAAGCAAAGAACCCACAGAGATCCATTCCCATAGCGATCGTCGCTTCGTTGACGATCGTCTTCTTGGCGTACTTCGGTGTCTCCACGGTCCTGACCATAGCTCTTCCTTACTACGAGCAGGACACGAACGCACCGTTCCCGTACTTGTTCGAGACGTTCGGTTGGAACTGGGCGAAATGGGTCGTCACAATAGGTGCCATATGCGGCCTGTGTGCGAG CTTACTGGGCGCTATGTTCCCGTTGCCTCGAATACTTTACGCAATGGCCTCCGATGGACTGATATTCGAGTGGATGGGAAAAATTAACTCGCGTTTCCATACACCTATGATGGGCACCTTCTCAGCAGGAATTCTTACAG GTGTATTGGCCGCGATGTTCGAATTGGATCAACTCGTGAACATGATGAGCATTGGAACGTTGCTCGCTTACTCGATTGTTGCAGCCTGCGTACTGGTTCTCCG GTACGAGGAGAGCGAAGCTTACGAGAAAAAAGGTGACCACGATCCAAGAACCTTAACGTTCATTGCGAAACAGTTAATTAACGCCAATGAATTAAAGCACTCTACGAAATTAACGTCGCAAATCGTGACATACCTTGTAACGTGCTACC tcATCCTATGCGTTTGCATTGGTGCTATAGTCTCGTTGTGCGTCGAAGACATTTCAAACGGCAGGACCGTAGTTATCGTTCCACTCGTAGTTTTAGTATTTGTTTTATTAATCACCCTCGCATTTATTTATCTTCAACCAACCTCTGGAAAGAAACTCACGTTTTCG GTTCCATTGGTGCCGTTTTTACCGGCAATCAGCATTCTCATAAACATTTATCTCATGATGATGTTGGACAAGATGACGTGGTTGCGATTTATAATATGGATGGCGATTG GACTCGGTATATACTTCTGTTATGGCATTTGGTAcagtaaaataagaataaagaAATGCACGAAACCAGCTACAAATGGAGTTATTGAAGAACCATGGAGCAACGACGACTTTCCCAGATTAACATGA
- the LOC143146646 gene encoding UPAR/Ly6 domain-containing protein cold-like gives MELRIFVWMCFIACYVSFGHALECYVCTNQEGNREKCLKSTKTCEQGQDACYTEIKWGSTPYWSQGAKKQFYVSKRCSTKRECERIKQSNMDDCTYIWYQDWKCSDCCQGDKCNYYVISRARKLHAPWITITISSILLYSVWSRIK, from the exons ATGGAACTTCGAATATTTGTTTGGATGTGTTTCATCGCATGCTATGTATCCTTTG GCCACGCCCTGGAGTGCTATGTATGTACCAATCAGGAGGGTAACAGAGAAAAGTGtttaaaaagtacaaaaacttGTGAACAGGGTCAGGATGCCTGTTATACAGAAATTAAGTGGGGAA GTACGCCGTACTGGTCACAAGGTGCGAAGAAGCAGTTTTACGTTTCTAAGAGATGTTCGACCAAAAGGGAGTGTGAAAGAATAAAACAGTCTAATATGGATGACTGTACGTATATATGGTATCAAGACTGGAAGTGTTCCGACTGCTGTCAAGGAGATAAATGCAATTACTATGTTATT TCTCGTGCCAGAAAATTACATGCCCCTTGGATAACGATCACGATTTCTTCGATATTGTTATACAGCGTATGGAGCAGGATAAAATGA